The following coding sequences lie in one Schistosoma mansoni strain Puerto Rico chromosome 3, complete genome genomic window:
- a CDS encoding putative histone H3, producing the protein MAHTKQTARKSTGGKTTRKQLATKAARKSVPATSGVKKPHRYRPGTGFTLLIADETNEKSASLNRCFQEDYVKAGNLKLAELRLDNL; encoded by the exons ATGGCACACACGAAGCAGACCGCTCGCAAGAGTACGGGTGGGAAGACAACTCGGAAGCAATTAGCCACCAAAGCTGCACGGAAAAGTGTACCAGCTACAAGTGGTGTTAAAAAACCACATCGTTATCGTCCTGGAACA GGTTTTACACTTCTTATAGCTgatgaaacaaatgaaaaatccGCATCATTGAATCGATGTTTTCAGGAGGATTACGTTAAGGCTGGAAATCTAAAACTCGCTGAATTGAGGCTCGATAATTTGTAG